The Pirellulimonas nuda genome includes a region encoding these proteins:
- a CDS encoding ParA family protein: MRSIAVINQKGGVGKTTTAVNLSAALARSGFRVGLLDMDPQAHASIHLGVDPKRPEATMYDLLAGDATLDDLWRHGDTNLQVAPAHIDLAAVEVELAGVVGREVILRDKLASQADRFDYLLIDCPPSLGVLTLNALTAVEDVFLPMQPHFLALHGLSKLMQTVGLVSERLNPRLRMAGVVLCMYESGTRLATEVSEDVGRFFGQLRGSGPVWSSVRLFETRVRRNIRLAEAPSFGQSIFGYAADSRGAEDYASLGAEVEAYYAGRKLLTTAA; this comes from the coding sequence ATGCGGTCGATCGCGGTCATTAATCAGAAAGGGGGCGTGGGGAAAACCACCACGGCCGTCAACCTGAGCGCCGCCCTGGCCCGCTCCGGGTTCCGCGTCGGCCTGCTGGACATGGACCCCCAGGCCCACGCGTCGATCCACCTGGGGGTCGACCCCAAGCGGCCCGAAGCCACGATGTACGACCTGCTGGCCGGCGACGCCACGCTGGACGACCTGTGGCGCCACGGCGACACGAACCTGCAGGTCGCCCCCGCGCACATCGACCTGGCCGCCGTAGAGGTCGAGCTGGCCGGCGTGGTGGGACGCGAGGTGATCCTGCGAGACAAGCTAGCGTCGCAAGCAGACCGCTTCGACTACCTGCTGATCGACTGCCCCCCGTCGCTCGGCGTGCTGACGCTCAACGCGCTTACCGCGGTCGAGGACGTCTTCCTGCCGATGCAGCCCCACTTCTTGGCGCTGCACGGCCTGTCGAAGCTGATGCAGACGGTCGGCCTGGTGTCCGAGCGGCTCAACCCGCGGCTGCGGATGGCCGGAGTGGTGCTCTGCATGTACGAATCGGGCACCCGCCTAGCGACCGAGGTAAGCGAAGACGTCGGCCGGTTCTTCGGCCAGCTCCGCGGCTCGGGCCCGGTTTGGAGCAGCGTGCGGTTGTTCGAAACCCGCGTGCGCCGCAACATCCGCCTGGCCGAGGCGCCCAGCTTCGGGCAGTCGATCTTCGGCTACGCCGCCGACTCGCGTGGTGCCGAAGACTACGCCTCGCTCGGCGCCGAGGTAGAAGCCTACTACGCCGGCCGCAAGCTGCTGACCACGGCCGCCTAG
- a CDS encoding DUF4340 domain-containing protein encodes MNESTKTFLFVGVAAACVAAAVATRPQAIDLEREAQSRTGKPLVVKFDPEQAARLRITRFNEETATLSEFEVAERDGVWTLPSKSGYPADAEKQMGEAAAGVMDREVLRIASKLPADHEEYGVVDPKSSKLAVGQTGVGVRVAMLDGSDKPLIDLIIGKEVKGSENQRYVRLADQDVVYVVDVDPSKFPTKFDDWIEDDLLKINPWDLEQVTLDNYSASAELAMTADGRIVPQLKQSYDDQMTLTYDDGAGEWQAKRIAVYDNLKQGYDEVELSAEQELDPDKLRELKDALDNLKIVDVERKPEGLSGSLKAGEDFLKDTATIESLARRGFLAVGRRGGGVELISSEGEFVATMKDGVEYVLRFGGLQADEDEAAQPAAGADPDASADGAPEEAGGVNRYLFVMARFDENAIEKPELEELPALPEGAQEPKDESANDEPADDEPAKDDADTPDADKPADDEADGEAGDEKKDDAAAEDADGAAKAGNSELVDEVIAQRKEIEQSNQRKLDAYQEKIKAGQERVKELNARFGDWYYVISNQVYQKIHLTHKDVIKTKEAPEGEAASESAPPAGAGGIQGLPNLGGMLGGPGGPPNAPAETTPDPAAEEMTPEAEGSDEAEPSKEESEPSAKDAEPSVEDAEPSAEDAEPSAEESEPSAEDAEPSAENAEPASEKMESEDAEPSAEESEPSAEESEPSAEKPEASAEDGKQPAEPADEPDAPQSDPAEEDGAGR; translated from the coding sequence ATGAACGAATCCACCAAGACCTTCCTGTTCGTTGGCGTCGCCGCGGCGTGCGTGGCCGCCGCGGTTGCGACGCGTCCCCAGGCGATCGACCTGGAACGCGAGGCCCAGAGCCGCACCGGCAAGCCGCTGGTCGTCAAGTTCGACCCCGAGCAGGCGGCCCGGCTGCGGATCACCCGCTTCAACGAAGAGACCGCCACGCTCAGCGAGTTCGAGGTGGCCGAACGCGACGGCGTTTGGACCCTCCCCTCCAAGAGCGGCTACCCGGCCGACGCCGAGAAGCAGATGGGCGAGGCGGCCGCCGGCGTGATGGACCGCGAGGTGCTGCGGATCGCCAGCAAGCTGCCGGCCGACCACGAGGAGTACGGCGTCGTCGACCCCAAGAGCAGCAAGCTGGCCGTGGGGCAGACCGGCGTCGGCGTCCGCGTGGCGATGCTGGACGGCAGCGACAAGCCGCTGATCGACCTGATCATCGGCAAGGAGGTCAAGGGCTCCGAGAACCAGCGCTACGTCCGACTCGCCGACCAGGACGTGGTGTACGTGGTGGACGTCGACCCCAGCAAGTTCCCCACCAAGTTCGACGACTGGATCGAGGACGACCTGCTCAAGATCAACCCGTGGGACCTGGAGCAGGTGACCCTGGACAACTACAGCGCGTCTGCCGAGCTGGCGATGACGGCCGATGGCCGGATCGTGCCGCAGCTCAAGCAGAGCTACGACGACCAGATGACGCTCACCTACGACGACGGCGCCGGCGAGTGGCAGGCGAAGCGGATCGCCGTGTACGACAACCTCAAGCAGGGGTACGACGAGGTTGAGCTGTCCGCAGAACAAGAGCTGGACCCGGACAAGCTGCGAGAGCTCAAGGACGCGCTGGACAACCTGAAGATCGTCGACGTCGAACGCAAGCCCGAAGGGCTCAGCGGAAGCCTCAAGGCGGGCGAAGACTTCCTCAAGGACACCGCCACGATCGAGAGCCTGGCCCGACGCGGCTTCCTGGCCGTGGGGCGCCGCGGCGGCGGCGTCGAGCTGATCTCCAGCGAAGGAGAGTTTGTGGCCACGATGAAGGACGGCGTCGAGTACGTCCTGCGGTTCGGCGGCCTGCAAGCAGACGAAGACGAGGCCGCCCAGCCCGCCGCGGGCGCCGACCCAGATGCGTCCGCCGATGGCGCCCCGGAAGAGGCCGGCGGCGTGAACCGCTACTTGTTCGTGATGGCCCGCTTCGACGAGAACGCGATCGAGAAGCCGGAGCTGGAAGAGCTGCCGGCCCTGCCCGAGGGCGCCCAGGAGCCCAAGGACGAATCGGCAAACGACGAACCCGCCGACGACGAGCCCGCCAAAGACGACGCGGACACGCCCGACGCCGACAAGCCGGCCGATGACGAAGCGGATGGCGAAGCGGGCGACGAAAAGAAGGACGACGCTGCGGCCGAAGACGCCGACGGAGCCGCCAAGGCGGGCAACAGCGAACTGGTGGACGAGGTCATCGCCCAGCGGAAAGAGATTGAGCAGTCCAACCAGCGCAAGCTGGACGCCTACCAAGAGAAGATCAAGGCGGGCCAGGAGCGGGTCAAGGAGCTCAACGCCCGCTTCGGCGACTGGTACTACGTGATCTCCAACCAGGTCTACCAGAAGATCCACCTCACCCACAAAGACGTCATCAAGACCAAAGAGGCGCCCGAGGGCGAAGCGGCCAGCGAATCGGCGCCCCCCGCCGGCGCCGGCGGCATCCAGGGCCTGCCGAACCTGGGCGGCATGCTCGGGGGACCGGGCGGCCCGCCCAACGCCCCGGCCGAAACCACCCCCGACCCCGCGGCCGAAGAGATGACGCCGGAAGCAGAAGGGTCGGACGAGGCAGAGCCGTCAAAGGAAGAATCGGAGCCTTCAGCGAAAGATGCTGAGCCCTCAGTGGAAGACGCTGAGCCTTCAGCGGAGGACGCGGAGCCCTCAGCAGAGGAATCCGAGCCCTCAGCAGAAGATGCGGAGCCCTCAGCCGAAAACGCAGAGCCCGCTAGCGAGAAGATGGAGTCGGAGGACGCGGAGCCTTCGGCAGAGGAATCCGAGCCATCAGCGGAAGAATCGGAGCCTTCAGCAGAAAAACCAGAAGCCTCTGCGGAGGATGGGAAGCAGCCGGCCGAGCCGGCCGACGAGCCTGATGCGCCGCAGTCCGACCCGGCGGAAGAGGACGGGGCGGGTCGGTGA
- a CDS encoding BBP7 family outer membrane beta-barrel protein has translation MKLQSQATRGATFALAAMLAQMAAAQYPAYGPGAYSPAQRPQAPAQQPYPQPYYQQQATQPPAYPQVNYGPAPRVAYAAQNADLPTPQEQVPQPARPVNPAPAPAMGQQPGQPMPAPQGGYNSYPSAEAYSHPAAYSGSPAQGDCNCNQGAADWSGYTGAPAAGCTTGCSGYAGYPDSGCCDYGAGCYTPTPRRQWFVGAYGLLLQRSNIGDTKVATYVPNTPAAYPYYPNDSVTYLSSNAANPGIQGGGEIRFGSTFGCASACDCSGTRPFAWELGYWGIADQTETALMTDNFGGTTRMYGNINYAGIEYDRDGTGGANYAYRPVNHYYDYQMPIEDAMPYQPGVNDIRVLANRVRQSFNAQNVELNFWRFGTPSSAGCSPSAGYGACTAVSDCGGYDGCAPMSCNTCAPKRRFVCNGLLGVRYLKLDESFQNAVMFTVDDGAGGVMPAPVGTNPTAYVGGFPPDDNVLLHDIEVDNNMVGFQLGCSMNWMCGCHWSVFADTNFGVYNNHIEAYQRVYTDGGGMVRFVGTGGDAAVRSDKDQVAFLGELRTGVAYQLSCRWRATAAYRLIAVSGIATAQNQVPSNWMNHRHVGYIDSTDSLFLQGLQLGAECKF, from the coding sequence ATGAAGCTCCAGTCTCAGGCTACACGCGGCGCGACGTTCGCGCTCGCAGCGATGCTCGCCCAGATGGCGGCGGCGCAGTACCCGGCCTACGGGCCCGGCGCCTACTCGCCCGCCCAGCGCCCCCAGGCGCCCGCGCAGCAGCCCTACCCACAGCCCTACTACCAGCAGCAGGCGACTCAGCCGCCGGCCTACCCGCAGGTGAACTACGGCCCCGCGCCGCGTGTCGCCTACGCCGCGCAGAACGCCGACCTGCCGACGCCGCAAGAACAAGTGCCTCAGCCGGCGCGACCGGTGAACCCAGCGCCCGCGCCGGCGATGGGCCAGCAGCCCGGTCAGCCGATGCCCGCGCCGCAGGGGGGCTACAACAGCTACCCGTCGGCCGAGGCGTACTCGCACCCGGCCGCCTACTCGGGCAGCCCCGCGCAGGGCGACTGCAACTGCAACCAAGGCGCGGCCGATTGGTCGGGCTACACCGGGGCCCCGGCCGCCGGCTGCACCACCGGGTGCAGCGGCTATGCCGGCTACCCCGACTCGGGCTGCTGCGACTACGGCGCGGGCTGCTACACCCCCACGCCGCGCCGGCAGTGGTTTGTGGGCGCCTACGGCCTGCTGCTGCAGCGCAGCAACATCGGCGACACCAAGGTGGCCACGTACGTGCCCAACACGCCGGCCGCCTACCCGTACTACCCGAACGACTCGGTCACCTACCTCTCCAGCAACGCCGCCAACCCCGGCATCCAGGGGGGGGGTGAGATCCGCTTCGGCAGCACCTTCGGTTGCGCCTCGGCCTGCGACTGCTCGGGGACCCGCCCCTTTGCTTGGGAGCTCGGCTACTGGGGCATCGCGGATCAGACCGAAACGGCCCTGATGACCGACAACTTCGGCGGCACTACGCGTATGTACGGCAACATCAACTACGCCGGCATCGAGTACGACCGCGACGGCACCGGCGGCGCCAACTACGCCTACCGCCCGGTGAATCACTACTACGACTATCAGATGCCCATCGAAGACGCGATGCCGTACCAGCCGGGTGTGAACGACATCCGCGTGCTGGCCAACCGCGTGCGTCAGTCGTTTAACGCCCAGAACGTCGAGCTCAACTTCTGGCGGTTCGGCACCCCCTCGTCCGCGGGTTGCAGCCCCAGCGCCGGCTACGGCGCCTGCACCGCGGTCTCCGACTGCGGCGGCTACGACGGGTGCGCCCCGATGTCCTGCAACACCTGCGCCCCGAAGCGCCGCTTTGTGTGCAACGGCCTGCTGGGCGTACGCTACCTGAAGCTGGACGAGAGCTTCCAGAACGCGGTGATGTTCACCGTTGACGACGGCGCCGGCGGCGTCATGCCCGCCCCCGTCGGAACCAACCCCACCGCCTACGTGGGTGGCTTCCCGCCAGACGACAACGTGCTGCTGCACGACATCGAGGTCGACAACAACATGGTCGGCTTCCAGCTTGGCTGCAGCATGAACTGGATGTGTGGGTGCCACTGGTCGGTCTTCGCGGACACCAACTTCGGCGTCTACAACAACCACATCGAGGCCTACCAACGCGTCTACACCGACGGCGGCGGCATGGTGCGGTTTGTCGGCACCGGCGGCGACGCCGCGGTCCGCTCCGACAAGGACCAAGTCGCCTTCTTGGGCGAGCTCCGCACCGGCGTCGCCTACCAGCTTAGCTGCCGGTGGCGGGCCACCGCCGCGTACCGCTTGATCGCGGTCTCCGGCATCGCCACGGCGCAGAACCAGGTGCCGAGCAACTGGATGAACCACCGCCACGTCGGCTACATCGACTCGACCGACTCGCTCTTCCTGCAAGGCCTGCAGTTGGGCGCCGAGTGCAAGTTCTAG
- a CDS encoding ABC transporter ATP-binding protein, whose product MSDSTTDPADGQTNRPEAVPGRPEAMIEAVGLSKFYGDFAATRDVTFTVRTGEVAAFLGPNGAGKSTTMKLLTGYLAPSAGEARIAGFDMFKDRIDGSRRLGYLPENGPLYPDMSPRSSLQFFGRIRGLSTAQIEDRIEKVVDLCRLSSVIGKPVGKLSKGFRQRVGMAQVLLHEPDVLILDEPTAGLDPNQIREVRKMIRTLGETKTILLSTHILQEVEAMCNRVIFINEGRVVFDGTPLGFKAAEADLDQRFQQLTSGGAAIA is encoded by the coding sequence ATGAGTGATTCGACGACCGACCCCGCGGACGGGCAGACCAATCGGCCGGAGGCCGTGCCAGGCCGGCCGGAGGCCATGATCGAGGCGGTCGGCCTCTCGAAGTTCTACGGCGACTTTGCCGCCACGCGGGACGTTACGTTCACGGTCCGCACGGGCGAGGTAGCGGCGTTCCTCGGCCCCAACGGCGCCGGCAAGAGCACCACCATGAAGCTGCTCACCGGCTACCTGGCGCCCAGCGCCGGCGAGGCCCGCATCGCCGGCTTCGACATGTTCAAGGATCGCATCGACGGCTCGCGGCGGCTGGGCTACCTGCCGGAGAACGGCCCCCTCTACCCGGACATGTCGCCCCGATCGAGCCTGCAGTTCTTCGGCCGGATCCGCGGCCTGAGCACGGCGCAGATCGAAGACCGCATCGAGAAGGTGGTCGACCTGTGCCGGCTCTCCAGCGTGATCGGCAAGCCGGTCGGCAAGCTCTCCAAGGGCTTCCGTCAACGCGTCGGCATGGCCCAGGTGCTGCTGCACGAGCCGGACGTGCTGATCCTGGACGAGCCGACCGCGGGGCTCGACCCCAACCAGATCCGCGAGGTGCGCAAGATGATCCGCACGCTGGGCGAGACCAAGACCATCCTGCTGAGCACGCACATCCTGCAGGAAGTAGAGGCCATGTGTAACCGCGTGATCTTTATCAACGAGGGGCGCGTCGTGTTCGACGGCACGCCGCTGGGTTTCAAAGCGGCCGAGGCCGACCTTGACCAGCGGTTCCAGCAGCTCACCAGCGGCGGCGCCGCCATCGCGTAA
- a CDS encoding TPR end-of-group domain-containing protein produces MVRLAAKQLEKATLEAEGYLELGMRPHALAALQRRGKLVHGDARACYLLGETLRELDRYRDALYPLQRSAALDGDNLHVWLALGWCYKRTGQLRRAIEALERAMEHEPRQAILHYNLACYWSLAGQRGPAIECLARALELDAEFRYLIPEEHDFDAIRNDPDFRMLTAVVV; encoded by the coding sequence GTGGTCCGACTCGCAGCCAAACAACTCGAAAAAGCGACGCTGGAAGCGGAAGGTTACCTAGAGCTGGGGATGAGGCCACACGCCCTGGCCGCGCTGCAGCGACGCGGCAAACTAGTGCACGGCGACGCCCGGGCCTGCTACCTGCTGGGCGAAACGCTCCGCGAGCTGGACCGTTACCGCGACGCCCTCTACCCGCTGCAACGCAGCGCCGCCCTGGACGGCGACAACCTGCACGTGTGGCTCGCGCTGGGGTGGTGTTACAAACGGACCGGGCAGCTCCGGCGGGCGATCGAGGCCCTGGAGCGCGCCATGGAGCACGAGCCGCGTCAGGCGATCTTGCACTACAATCTGGCCTGCTACTGGAGCCTCGCCGGGCAACGCGGGCCCGCGATCGAGTGCCTGGCGCGGGCGCTGGAGCTGGACGCGGAGTTCCGCTACCTGATCCCCGAAGAGCACGACTTCGACGCGATCCGCAACGACCCCGACTTCCGCATGCTCACGGCGGTGGTGGTTTAG
- a CDS encoding Gldg family protein, whose product MNWTIIHAIFRRDFVSYFSNPTGYVFICVFVMLSSLAAFWPPEFFANNLANLDQLSTWMPFILLVFVPAITMSTWAEERRQGTDELLLTLPSTDVDVVLGKYLAAVAIFTVALLFSMVSVLLVFLYGLGEPDLGLYVGAYLGYWFVGLAMLSIGMVASFLTSNLTVGFILGMLFNAPLAIAGVADWVVKDPAMAQAVRRWSALEQFADFQRGVFTLSGAVYFLSIAAVMLYVSMILIGRRHWTGGADGASRGGHFLTRVVALLLVAGAANYALSNLGWGRADLSVEQLNSLSPKTKEMVRKLADDKDVRPIRVTAYVSPQVPSELAAQKRDLLATLRELQSISGGKVQVDVNQIETFSEEATYAERNFGIEARDVETTQRGARTREEVFLGAAFECGLDKVVIPFFDRGIPVEYEVVRSIATVAQQKRKRVGVVKTAASLLGGFNMQSMGQNEESQLVTELKKQYDVVEVDPAGPIADDYDVLLAVQPSSLRPEQLDNFVAAVKAGIPTAIFEDPYPVTDFAATTVGTAQDNRPAGGPMAMFGGGQAEPKGDISQLWRLLGVRFDGQQLVWQEYNPYPGAEAFTTPDWVYVDQDNGAEEPFNPANMISNGMKQVLFLFAGSVAPAPGSKLDFQPLAVTNEARSGVMSYQEAEMAARSPNMARRSPPTRTTSYVIAAEISGKPPEEDSLSADEVNTGELSEEDLKEEKPAGADSKEKEPATPPIKAVVVADIDCLSNIFFMIRALGDQEGSPVDWRFQNTTFVLNILDSLANDERFVDIRKRTREHRTLTLIEDATYEARKEALTERSEFSKEAEEQIELAQQKFREAIDEIRNRPGLSAQQKAVLVDQEQARRQRMLDVETNRLRQSAQRKTRQIERDLTAEVRGVQDFFKFTAVILPPILPILLAAIVFFHRRQAEQEGVAKERLRFHTAEQEPVVKKD is encoded by the coding sequence ATGAACTGGACGATTATCCACGCGATCTTCCGTCGCGACTTCGTGAGCTACTTCTCGAACCCGACCGGCTACGTCTTCATCTGCGTGTTCGTGATGCTCAGCAGCCTGGCGGCGTTCTGGCCGCCGGAGTTCTTCGCCAACAACCTGGCGAACCTCGACCAGCTCAGCACCTGGATGCCGTTCATCCTGCTGGTGTTCGTGCCGGCGATCACCATGAGCACCTGGGCGGAAGAACGCCGCCAGGGGACCGACGAGCTGCTGCTGACGCTCCCCTCGACCGACGTCGACGTGGTGTTGGGCAAGTACCTGGCCGCCGTGGCCATCTTCACCGTCGCGCTGCTGTTCAGCATGGTCTCGGTGCTGCTGGTGTTCCTCTACGGGCTCGGTGAGCCCGACCTCGGTTTGTACGTGGGCGCCTACCTGGGCTACTGGTTTGTCGGCCTGGCGATGCTGTCGATCGGCATGGTGGCCTCGTTCCTTACTTCGAACCTCACGGTCGGCTTCATCCTGGGCATGCTGTTCAACGCCCCGCTGGCGATCGCCGGCGTGGCGGACTGGGTGGTGAAAGACCCCGCGATGGCCCAGGCGGTCCGCCGCTGGAGCGCGCTGGAGCAGTTCGCCGACTTCCAACGCGGCGTGTTCACCCTCAGCGGAGCGGTTTACTTCCTCAGCATCGCGGCCGTGATGCTGTACGTGAGCATGATCCTCATCGGCCGCCGGCACTGGACCGGCGGGGCCGACGGCGCCTCGCGCGGCGGGCACTTCCTCACCCGCGTGGTGGCCCTGCTGCTGGTCGCCGGGGCGGCCAACTACGCCCTGTCGAACCTGGGCTGGGGACGCGCCGACCTGTCGGTCGAGCAGCTCAACTCGCTCTCCCCCAAGACCAAAGAGATGGTCCGCAAGCTGGCCGACGACAAAGACGTGCGGCCCATCCGCGTGACCGCCTACGTCAGCCCCCAGGTCCCCAGCGAGCTGGCCGCCCAGAAACGCGACCTGCTGGCCACGCTCCGCGAGCTGCAAAGCATCTCCGGCGGCAAGGTGCAGGTAGACGTCAACCAGATCGAGACCTTCAGCGAAGAAGCCACCTACGCCGAACGCAACTTCGGCATCGAGGCCCGCGACGTCGAGACGACCCAGCGCGGCGCCCGCACCCGCGAAGAGGTGTTCCTCGGCGCCGCGTTCGAGTGCGGGCTGGACAAGGTGGTGATCCCGTTCTTCGACCGCGGCATCCCGGTGGAGTACGAGGTGGTCCGCTCGATCGCCACGGTCGCCCAGCAGAAGCGTAAGCGCGTGGGGGTGGTGAAGACCGCCGCCAGCCTGCTGGGGGGCTTCAACATGCAGTCGATGGGCCAGAACGAAGAATCCCAGCTCGTGACCGAGCTCAAGAAGCAGTACGACGTCGTGGAGGTCGACCCGGCCGGGCCGATCGCGGACGACTACGACGTGCTGCTGGCGGTGCAGCCCAGTTCGCTGCGGCCCGAGCAGCTCGACAACTTTGTCGCCGCGGTCAAGGCCGGCATCCCGACCGCCATCTTCGAAGACCCCTACCCCGTGACCGACTTCGCCGCCACGACCGTGGGCACCGCTCAAGACAACCGTCCCGCGGGCGGCCCGATGGCCATGTTCGGCGGGGGCCAGGCCGAGCCCAAGGGAGACATCTCGCAGCTCTGGCGGCTGCTGGGGGTGCGGTTCGACGGCCAGCAGCTTGTCTGGCAAGAGTACAACCCCTACCCCGGCGCCGAGGCCTTCACCACGCCCGACTGGGTGTACGTTGATCAGGACAACGGCGCCGAGGAGCCGTTCAACCCCGCGAACATGATCTCGAACGGGATGAAGCAGGTGCTGTTCTTGTTCGCGGGCTCGGTGGCGCCGGCGCCGGGGTCGAAGCTCGACTTCCAGCCGCTGGCGGTCACCAACGAAGCGCGTTCCGGGGTCATGAGCTACCAAGAGGCCGAGATGGCCGCCCGGTCCCCCAACATGGCCCGCCGCTCCCCGCCCACGCGCACCACCAGCTACGTGATCGCGGCGGAGATCAGCGGCAAGCCCCCCGAGGAAGACTCGCTCTCGGCGGACGAGGTCAACACCGGCGAGCTGAGCGAAGAAGACCTGAAAGAAGAGAAGCCGGCCGGCGCCGACTCCAAGGAGAAGGAGCCCGCGACGCCGCCGATCAAGGCGGTGGTGGTGGCGGACATCGACTGCCTGAGCAACATCTTCTTCATGATCCGCGCCCTGGGCGACCAAGAGGGTTCGCCGGTGGACTGGCGGTTCCAGAACACCACGTTCGTGCTGAACATCCTCGACTCGCTGGCGAATGACGAGCGGTTTGTCGACATCCGCAAGCGGACCCGCGAGCACCGCACGCTGACGCTGATCGAAGACGCCACTTACGAGGCCCGCAAGGAGGCCCTGACCGAGCGTTCGGAGTTCAGCAAGGAAGCCGAAGAGCAGATCGAGCTGGCGCAGCAGAAGTTCCGCGAGGCGATCGACGAGATCCGCAACCGCCCCGGGCTCTCGGCGCAGCAGAAGGCCGTGCTGGTGGACCAGGAGCAGGCCCGCCGGCAGCGGATGCTGGACGTCGAGACCAACCGCCTCCGCCAGAGCGCCCAACGCAAGACGCGGCAGATCGAGCGCGACCTCACCGCCGAGGTGCGGGGCGTGCAGGACTTCTTCAAGTTCACGGCCGTGATCCTGCCGCCGATCTTGCCGATCCTGCTGGCCGCGATCGTCTTCTTCCACCGCCGCCAGGCGGAGCAAGAAGGGGTGGCGAAAGAACGCCTGCGGTTCCACACGGCGGAACAGGAACCGGTCGTTAAGAAAGATTAA
- the cutA gene encoding divalent-cation tolerance protein CutA, protein MNDYWLITTTTGDHAVAERIAVQLVEQRLAACVQVSGPIRSTYHWQGAIETGEEWLVTAKSRSDLFSRVEQTIVGLHPYDVPEVVATPLTAVGAAYGAWLAASLK, encoded by the coding sequence ATGAACGACTACTGGCTGATCACCACCACCACGGGCGACCACGCCGTCGCCGAGCGCATCGCTGTGCAATTGGTCGAGCAGCGGCTGGCGGCCTGCGTGCAGGTCAGCGGTCCGATCCGCAGCACCTACCACTGGCAGGGCGCCATCGAGACGGGCGAAGAATGGCTGGTCACGGCCAAGAGCCGGTCCGACCTGTTCAGTCGGGTCGAGCAAACGATCGTCGGGCTTCACCCGTACGACGTGCCAGAAGTTGTGGCGACGCCGCTGACCGCGGTGGGCGCCGCCTACGGCGCGTGGCTGGCCGCGTCGCTGAAGTAG
- a CDS encoding gamma-butyrobetaine hydroxylase-like domain-containing protein — MSQPTPTGIERLPERRLRIAWSDGQTREYSARELRGACPCASCREKQSAPPPSPLQLNVLSEAETLPLEIIGMAPVGSYAYRIHFSDGHNTGLFTFERLRELGESA, encoded by the coding sequence ATGAGCCAGCCCACACCCACCGGTATCGAGAGGCTACCCGAGCGCCGGCTGCGGATCGCCTGGAGCGACGGCCAGACGCGCGAGTACTCGGCCCGCGAGCTGCGAGGGGCCTGCCCCTGCGCGTCGTGCCGAGAGAAGCAATCGGCGCCCCCCCCTTCGCCGCTGCAACTCAACGTGCTGAGCGAGGCCGAGACGCTCCCGCTAGAGATCATCGGCATGGCGCCGGTCGGCTCGTACGCCTACCGCATCCATTTTAGCGACGGCCACAACACGGGGCTGTTCACGTTCGAAAGGCTACGCGAGCTGGGCGAGAGCGCGTAG